The Zingiber officinale cultivar Zhangliang chromosome 2A, Zo_v1.1, whole genome shotgun sequence genomic sequence atcacacattatctaccattttctctttatattatctctcatcacacattctctttcctcattttctctctcttcattttctcttcattttctcatcatattttctctctcctcaatctctctccacattttctctcatcacacgttctctctcttcattctcgcTCATCACACTCTCTactcattttctttcatcatactttccatctctttatttttttcctgttacactttttctctcatcatatttttctctcttcaatatctcattttctctcattatactttttctcttttcattttttcccatcactctttttctctctcatcatactttttctcttctcaatctctcctatcacgctttctctcttcattttctctcatcacactttcccctctcatttttcttcatcaaattttctctctcatcattctctctcatcatatgtttctctcatatTCAACTTTTtttcccatctaattttttctcttattttcctctaaaggtaaaaaagaaaatttagattcattccgattgaaaatattcaactaaccaaacattttttttaagaatgatacctaagctaatacacattctcattccacaatactatgatattcattctcattccgattcctaggatataaccaaacgccacctaaattTGCATAGACATTCATCCTAAactacttaattttaattttgcctACTTCGTACAATACTAAATCTTGCCAAATGTTCATTTATTTcactttgcttataaaattttacatcgCGGCACCTGCAGCAGTCGGAGCCGAAGCAACGGACACCTTGCGTCTCGAGCTCCTCTCGGATCCAGTTCACAAAGCAATGGAGGAAGGCCCCGCGACAGGGGAAGCCGATCGAGATACATGTCGCAGCTCTTATGCtctgtttacttgggagagtggaaagtaaaattaaggaaagttttcacGGTGGAAAAGTTTCtgtcgtttacttcattaaaatttttcgaagaaaaagtaacgcaatccatcagcggataattttggagctaaaatcgatcacttcaaaatcggacggaaagcagcggatgagaaaaaaaatgacgcatgtaccccttttgcattcacaaaattacaccatatacaaAAAAATATGACGCATGTAacctttttaactcacaaaattatactatgtacaaaaaaaaaatgatgcatgcaattttttttatttacaacaTTATAGCATaagtattcaccttcctctatcaaggtaaacaagtgtgcaaagaaaaatatttcttcatcctttcttttctcttccttcaaagataattttctatcattaatttttttccttttctcatccATACTCTAGAGTAAACATAGCATTAGCTCTCGGGGCAGGGAAAAAGTACTCGATGAGGTCTGATTTGAGGAGCCACCGACGGCAAGTGTCACAGGGATTTAGGGAAGCGCCAACACATACAAGGAGATGAGGCTTTTGAGTTGTGACACCATAAATATATAGTATACATGTGGTCTTAATGTAAAtgtttatttaaatattaaaattcatGATCAGTCTTAATTTTCTCAATCGCTAAAGACAAATGCATTTCAGAGAGAGTGTTTTTGTAAACATAGactataaattaataataataaaaaaaagccaATTAAACTTATCCAAACCAGGGACGGCTAAATGTTCATTCATTTCATATACGTCAGAATAGATAATAAATGATTTGGTATGAAAATATATGTTACCTAAAATAAGGAGTGAGGGAATTTTTGATGTTCTCGTCGTCCCAATCCAAGTTGTTCCACCAATTGTCTTCACAGTAAATCCATTTTAATTTGTTCTTTAATATTTCAACCTCAAATGGTAATTTTTTGAGCCCTGGGCAACTGATCACACGTATATATTTTAAGTAGGGAAAATGGAGCTGTCCGTTTGCAATGCTATTGAGGTTTGGCATGTCCAACAAAATCAAGCTCTGGATGCTAGAGCTAGAGATGGAGTTGGAGGAGTTCCCGACCTTACTTATTACTTCCTTCATTTCTGGACAATTATCTATCTCTAGAAGATTAAGGCATGGCAGTTGTAGAACCCAAGAAACATCCTTCAACTTAGGGCATCCAGAAATATATATTTCACGAAGGTTGTACAGCCGAACTCTATTCAATGAAATCTCTTCCAATAGTTCTAGGTTATAAAAATGGAGAATCTTTAAACTTCCGAAACTTGATTCGCAATCCACGCCAGCGGCCAAAATTAATTTATCTAATCTGAGGTTCATAATGCACAGAATCTCAAGGTTGTCACTTACCCTGCAGCTCCATTTTGGAATGTCCAGATCGTAGTTTGGAAGTTCTGAAATATTCTTTCCATGCAAAGTGAGGTCCCATATGAAGACATTTGGTGGTAACATGTTGAGTCACTCAATGTTATCTGTTGTAGCATTAATTTTAATTCCCACACATAATTGGTGGTGCCCTTTGAAACATTTCAGCTCATCATACCACCAGTCAGTTGTAGGAAAAATGTTTGCCATATCCAGCCACTTGAGCATTGATAAATTGGATATTGTCCCAGTGGGTACAATCTTAAGATGAGTACCCCTTAAAAGCAAGTACTCTAATTTGCCCAAGCAACCAAACTCAGCCGGCAGTCTTGTAATAGGATTTGCCCACAAGTTTAAATATCGAAGCTCAGTTAAGCTACAAATTTCCTTAGGAAGCTCTGTTATACCACATCCACTGAGATCCAAGTATGTTAAACAAGGCATGTTTGCGAACAAACTCGGAGGAATCATTTTCAGAAACCTATTCTCATTGAGAATCAACATAGAAAGTTTTGGAAAAGGGGAAGCTATATAATCTTGTAAAGAAGTAATCTTATTCCTCATGAATGATGCTCGCTCTGCTTCTTGCCATTCTTCTTGTCTAGGCAAATCACGCAACCCAATTCCTGCTTTTACCATCCATTTTCTTCTGTTCCCCTCCGATCCAGAGACCATCAACAGTGCCATGTCTCGGATGACATCGTGCATCTTTACAGCTGTGTCCCTATAATAATCCATGCTACTACATTGCTCTAGCAAGGATGCAGCCATGAGAGCTTCCAAACAGGAGTATCCTTTGTCGAAAGATTCGTTGATCACATTAAATTCATGGATTATGCCGCAACCTATCCAACACGGTATCAAATCAGATAATTTGTTGATCTCATAATCTTCAGGCCACAAAACACAGCACAAGAGACATTTTCTTATGGAGTCATTCTCTAAACTGTCGTAGCTCAGCTTGAAAGCTTTATACATGACGAGTGAATCTTCTGAAAGACCAATAGTTGTCCACTCATGTTTATCCCTTATTTGATGGAGAGCTTCCTTCCAAGCTTCCCAAGACCTTTTCCCTGACATGGCCCGGGCGACGGTGACAAGAGCGAGCGGAAGACCTCCACATTCTTTAGTAAGTTTTTCAGCAACGAACTTAATTCCAGCATCTGAGCAGAGAACATCCCCATCGCTGTTCTGCTCAAAGAGTTGCCATGCTTGATCTGAATCCAGACATTTGACTTTGATCTTCTTTTCTGCTTTCATTTGTGCACACACTGTCTCGCTGCGGGTCGTGAACACCACGATCTTACGCGGCTTCTGTTGTTGGCCTCGCTCAGTAGCTGAGTGTGCCATACCCAACAGTTGAAGATCCACATGTTCCCAAATGTCATCGAGAAGCAGCAAGCAGTTCCTGTCCTCCAAGAATCTAAACAGCTTATCACCACAAGTTCGCTCATCATCACTCTCCTGCAGTGTGCTCAATCCTAGACTCTTAGCAATATCCATCTGGAGCCTTCCCAATTGGCAGTCTTTGGAGGCTACAACCCAAATGACACAATCAAATATTCTTTGATTATAATAGTGTCGTTGGATGCTCTTCAACATGGTGGTCTTACCGATACCGCCCATTCCGTAGATGCCTATGATGTTGCCTTCTCGACCATCGACGTAGCCCACAATGTCCTCCACATCCGACTCGATCCCAACAGGCGATCGGTGTGAGATGGGAAGCATCAGGGTGGGTTCTGGAGGACCAACTGTGGCAATCGGATCCAGGCCACCAGCTCGGCTCATCAATTCATTAGCCTCGTCGAGCCTCTTCGCCACTCTTGGGATGATGGAGCAGCAATTTGATGACTCTCTGATGGGAACATCATCTCCTGCTTGCTGTGTTTGAGTGACAGCGTTTTCTGCATCCTCTAGATGTGCAGCAAAAGCTTCTGTTGGGTTACTCGACGTGCCGTCAGTTCGATTGAAACAATTGCAACTGAAGCAACCTGATGAAACATAGAGCAGACGGATATAAAAGCAGTAGCTCCTATGAATTAAAACACAAAGAGTGGCAATTTGAATTGGCATGAAAAGGGAAAAGGGAAAAGGGAAAAGGTAGGGGGTGAATACTCACTAATGCTTTGGAAATCTTGGTCGATGTCACCCACTTTGGCTTCCAATATCTCCACCTCTCGTAGCCACTGGCTCACTTGGCTGGTCGGAATTTTCCCTTCACGCTCCGCTTCAGTGATCTTGTTCTTGATGTCGTCTCTTTTGCCTCTCAATCTTGTCATTCCCTTTTCCAATTTCTTGATACCAGATTTTGGCCTACCCGATTGCAGCGTTGCCCACATCCCACTTAGGCAACTGTTGACATCAAcgttgagatttagtttgatgcagCACGCCATGGACGAGGAGAAGCTAGCtctaccttgttgacaagcaatTAATATGCTAAGAGTTAGGTGTATATAACATTACAGCAACATGCAAGAGAGATTTGTTTCTTTTAATGACCAAGGGAATGTAAACCAAATGTCGGGAAGAGAACtcggataaataaataaaagtccACTGCCAGGAAAGAAAATTGAAAGACTTTTATGTACTACTGTCTAAGTTATTGGAAAAGCTTTGTTAAACGTGTTAAAATTCCGTTCACAGACAACGTTTTTCAacatgtataaaaaaaatattatctttatGTTTTTAGGAAAGAGATAAATTTGTTAatggattaaaaaaattatttttatttaaaatataatttttttaataaaagataaatttatttataaatttattatttattatatttacactataaattatttaattaaatccttATAAACAACAtcaattaaaatattataaaaatataacaaatcaATCTTCTTACTATTAAATTAGACATATTAAAAATATGTCATACAATTCAAATAGAAAATATATACACATAATCCACAAACTTTGGATTCATACTAAATCTATAcaaaaataaaaaccttcttaAATTGAATCTTTATGATAATATTACATCTTTTCGAAAAATATAAATATCATTCTTCATAAAAAGAAAATCTCAATTCCAATTTCTTTCCATATTCATCTGCAAAGAAgaaaatttttatattataattaagATAAGCAGCTCACATGATGAATATATTAAACCCAATaaacaaatttaataaaaataataaactaaCAATATATACAACATCTATATATTAAACTAAAGACAATAAGCAAGCTCACTTAATTATACACtttctaattaaaaattaaactcaatGAACGAATTCTAAACttctaattaaaaattaaactcaaaattactAAATGCTATCTCTATTTTGTAGTTGATTTGAATAAGATTGTCAGTAGTTAGGTTCTACTTAGATATATTGTCTGAATGAATTTAACCATTGCAAGGTTGCACACCTAGTCTCAAGTGGAGATGTGCAAAGATCATAGCGTCTGAAGGAGATCTAGTGTTTGAAGCAGCTACATATCAAGAAATAGATTAATAGATAGAAGAGATGATAATGGATCCCTCATGTTGTTTCCTttgtagaaaaagaaataaaaaaaaaataattacaaaGAGTTCATCGTATGTAAACCGTAACTGAAGTATAACTGGACTAACATGTAAAAAATAAGAGAAGAGAAAAACTaatcatattattgaatccaaaaattgattgagaaataaagagtacaaggcattatataattaattacaaaaaaaatctaaaccataAACTGAAAAAGTAAAAGACTATATCTAAATcctaaactgaaaaggtaaaagattaaattgccctcaaggctataaacaaaacaaataattctattagattatataatctaaattatataatctaacatcccccttcaaactcacgatgctacagccagaagcattgagagtttgtcaaaTAAAAATCGGAAGCGCGAAGCGGAATGagccttggtaaacatatcagcaatctgcagctttgaaggaacaaaaggcaatgtgatggtaccaatctgaagatggtgacgagtaatgtgacaatcaatttcaatatatttcgttcgctcatgaaaaactgaattgcGCGTAATTTGTATAgtactctgattatcacaatataacggagtaggttgatgaagagagatacccatatctgcaagcaaccaacgcaatcaaactatctcacaagtagttgacgccatgacacgatactcagcttctgtaGAAGATCTAAaaataacatcttgctttttactcttccaagaaatgagggaatcaccaagaaaaacgtagaagccagtggtagatttgcgatccgtaggatcaccagcccaatccacatcagagtatgcacgcagctcaagagatgaagtagaaggaaataaaatgcTTTAAAATTGAGTGCCGCGAAGATATCTGAGAATACGAAAAACAGCAgcccaatgaactgtagttggtgcagcaacaaattgactaaccacatgaacagcatacgcaatatctggacgagtcacggtgagataaactaagcttccaacaatagttctgtacaaactaggatccgacaaaggtgagccattagatggagaatatcgagcattagtctcaataggagtatcaacaactctattatcagtaagacgagcacgctcaaacaggtcagatatatactttgactgagataaaagataacctttcggggaataagcaacctcaatgcccagaaagtagTGTAGTATacctaagtctttcatagcaaaacaatgagccaactcagacttcaaggaagcaattccatcagaatcattaccagtaataatcatgtcatcaacatataatgataaaagaatacgacctgcactcgtacatctgataaacaatgctgaatcatgattactaggatgaaaatcaaacgaagtaatcactgtagagaacttttcaaaccaagcacgaggtgcttgtttgagaccataaagtgctttacgaagcctgcaaacttcaccaggtttgtgtgaaataccaggaggaggtgtcatataaacttcttcatgaagatcaccatttagaaatgcattcttgacatccatctgagatattctccatcgacaaacagaagcaatagcaatcagagtacgaacagttgtcatttttgcaacaggagcaaatgtttcttcataatctatgtcatactcctgagaataacctttagcaacaagacgagctttgtatcgttcgatagatccatcagatttagttttgatcttatatccccaacgagaaccaatagtaTGTTTTCCTGGTGGCAATGGAACCATATCCCATGTATGACtctgatgcaaagcagttagttcttcagccatagcactctgccaaagtggattacaaacagcttctctataggacccaggctcagaaagacaatgaatagatgcaaaaaatgaagcaaaagaatgagaataacaagagtaaccAAAATCCGGTAGTTTAGTAAACTTAcgaacacgagtggattgacgacgatggagagaaggatcatccgcaaCCTCAGGAGATAATTGGGTAGTGGCAAAACGAGGAACATGTGGAACGGATATATCGGaaaccaaagtaccagattcagttgaactactagtaggatttgtgggtgaatcttcctcagtatcagtattgaaaggatcaatgcaaagcagatctgactttgtcatattatgcgaactagccggaatagaaaagaatggaatatgctcaagaaacacaacataatgagagacatacaatttttgattaacgggatcaaagcaacgatatcctttttgactaacaccgtaacccagaaagacacaaagagcagacCGAGAGGCTAACTTATTACGCTTTGCATGTGGATGAAGGACAaagcaagtacaaccaaaaacacgcaaagaagaatagacaggagcatacccatacaatttttcaaaaggtgacaaacctgaattgtgtgaggttggaattctattaatgacatgagcagcagtaaggattgcttccccccaaaaggcactaggaacactggcagacaataaaaatgaacgggCTATTTCAACAATATGTCTATGTTTTCGTTCAGTCACgtcattttgttcaggagtatctgtacacgaggtttgatgaatagtaccatcagaagcaagtaaatgtgaaaattgattcgaagtgtattcaccccccaaatcacaacgaaaacactttatgacactagaatgttgagttttcataagagctctaaagttgttgaaaattgtaagataatcagacctgtgtttcataagatagacccaagagtatcgagtgcaatcatcaataaatgaaacataataccttgaccccccccctttttgtaggaataggagagggtccccacacatcagaatggataagattAAATGgagtagaagaaaaagaaagacttttagaaaatggtaaggcagaaaatttggccagtttataagcactacaatcagaaatatcaaaactttttaaaggtcctaatgcTCCTGTAGAGGCTAAAAACTGTAAACGAGatgctgaaacatgacctaagcgagagtgcgataaataaaaatcagaagatgaatgatttagatgaaaagacgataaatccacactcgaagctacaacttctggtaatttgagttgatctaaaatatAGAGTCCTCCTTGCCTATGGCCTGTCCCAATTAACCTCTGAGATTACAGGTCATGAACATAACAATTacatgaagaaaaagagactaggtatccagactcacataattgactaacagaaacaagatttaaagtaaaactcagaatataataaacattagtaagagataaagaagatgtaacaattgaaccaacacctactaatgacataggagtaccatcaacagtcacaatagatatagatgaactgagagaaaaagaaataaaagatgacaaattgaatgacatatgatgggaggcaccagaatccaaaatccataaggatgaagatatacctaaaatatcaaacgacgacaaacctatatgagaggaagctgatTTGGCAGAGTGTTGTGaagcaaggaactgttgaaactgctcaaaCAAATATGAATCAGATTTCCATAAAGCATCTGCACAACCAGGCATGATGATAGAACAAATAATTCTCAGGATAACCAAACTGTAAAGATATACATTTGTATGATCCGCAAAACTGATATCAGGACGACCCGTGGTCACACAAAGAATCTGAGACAGAAAAGGATGTCAAATGTAGAAATCGGCAACATAGGACGTCGACGCCGAAATCAACAGAAAATAATGTCGGCGCCGAAATCGGTAGGATAGGACGTCGCCAAAATCGATAAAAAAATAGATGTTGGCGCCGAAATCAATAGCAGCAGGACAGAAATAGATGTCGGCGCAGAAATCAATAGCAACAATAGGAGACGACATCGGCAATATGAAGCAATAACAGGGGGCGGCAGAAAAAATTAGGTCAAAGAAGGaaaatcgctctgataccatgtaaaaaaTAAGAGAAGGGAAAAACTAGctatattattgaatccaaaaattgattgagaaataaagaatacaaggccttatatagttaattacaagaaaaaaatctaaaccataaactgaaaaagtaaaagactatatctaaatccaaaactcaaaaggtaaaagactaaatttccctcaaggctataaataaataattctaatagattatataatctaacacaaCACACGATAAATTGCCTGCTAGGCTAATTTGGAGTGGTGATAGTTGATTTCTAGCAAAAAGCAACGGATAGTGATAAGGTAACCATTCTCTATGCTTTTGATATTGCACATCCAAGAGAAATAGTGAGCCATGATATTTTTGTTCCTCCTCCGATTCAGTCAGAGCCTGAGAGGGTCCTTTAATTCTAGTTGAGGATTTACCTATGATTGTTGAGTAGATGTCCTAACTATAAGTATACCCCAAATTAATGTGTGTTCCTCGCTAAGTTTGGTAGCAAGATATTCAAATTTCTAACttaaaggctattcacccctctatccTGACCTACTTGGACCTATACCAACCTCCTCAAGTACAAGTGCCTTTAAGGAAATCCAATAGGGAAGGAGACCAACAAGTTCTAGTGagtatgtttatctccaagagtatGATTTTAACATTGGGTTGGAAAGTGATCATTTCTCTTTCTAAGAAGTCAAATAATGCTCTAATCCCACTAGGTGGATCGAATCCATGAAAAAAGAGATGAAGTCTATGGCAGAGGATGGTGTTTGAAACTTGTCGAATTACATAAAAGCGTGAAATTAGTtgattgtaaatggatatttaaaccCAAATGGGATTCACATGGTATTATCGAGAAATATAAAGCTCGCTTTGTTGCTAAGAGATTCACTGAAAAAGAATATATTGATTACAAAGAGACTTTCTCACCTGTTTCGATGAAAGGCTCGTTCAGGATAATCATGACACTTATGACTCATTATGATTTAAAACTATATTAAATGGATGTAAATACCACATTTTCAATGGAGAAATCGATGAGGCTATATACATGGTGCAATCGGAGAACTTTGAATCAAAGGATTCGAAACATCTAGTATGTAGGTTAAAGAAGTTCATTTATTGTTTGAAGCAGGCGTCCCGTCAGTGGTTTCAGAAGTTTGATCAAATGATTACCTCATTTGGTTTTAGAAAAAACCCAATTAatcaatgtatatatatatatatatatatataaataaagtttAGTGAGAGCGGGTAATGTTGCATGAAACCATGTCATTTCTATCCAATAACTTTAAAATGAAGGATGTTGCTAAAGCATCTTTTATATTAGGTATACAAATTCATCGTGGTCGTCTAAGGGGATTCTTGGAGTTTCGCGGAAAGCCTATATCGAAAAGGTGCTTAATTGTTACGACATGTAAAATTGTGCACCAAGAGACGCAGTTGTATCGAAAGGTGAAAGGTTTAACTTGCAGCAATGTTCACAGGTTGAACTTCATATTTAGGAGATGCAAAAgtttccttatgcatctgcagtaggaagtctcatgtatgcgtAAATTTGTACGTGTCCAGATATTGCGTACTTAGTTGTGATGTCAGTCAGATATTTGAGTAACTCTGGACCAGGACATTGGAAAGACATCAAGAGAGTTATGAGATATTTACAAAGAACAAAGGATTATATGCTCACGTATTAGATATTACGTCATTTGGAGATCATTGATATTTAGATGCAGATTTTGCAAGATGCTTAGACAACAGGAGGTCTATACCTCAGGTTATATTTTCCTGCATGCTAGCATGATGGACTATCTCTTGTAAAAGCATTAAACAAATGTTTATAGTCACTTCTACGATGGAGGCAGAGTTTATAGCCTACTACGAAGCATCAAATTAGGGGATATGGTTACAAAACTTCATCACATCATTACAAATCATC encodes the following:
- the LOC122043490 gene encoding probable disease resistance protein At5g43740, which gives rise to MACCIKLNLNVDVNSCLSGMWATLQSGRPKSGIKKLEKGMTRLRGKRDDIKNKITEAEREGKIPTSQVSQWLREVEILEAKVGDIDQDFQSISCFSCNCFNRTDGTSSNPTEAFAAHLEDAENAVTQTQQAGDDVPIRESSNCCSIIPRVAKRLDEANELMSRAGGLDPIATVGPPEPTLMLPISHRSPVGIESDVEDIVGYVDGREGNIIGIYGMGGIGKTTMLKSIQRHYYNQRIFDCVIWVVASKDCQLGRLQMDIAKSLGLSTLQESDDERTCGDKLFRFLEDRNCLLLLDDIWEHVDLQLLGMAHSATERGQQQKPRKIVVFTTRSETVCAQMKAEKKIKVKCLDSDQAWQLFEQNSDGDVLCSDAGIKFVAEKLTKECGGLPLALVTVARAMSGKRSWEAWKEALHQIRDKHEWTTIGLSEDSLVMYKAFKLSYDSLENDSIRKCLLCCVLWPEDYEINKLSDLIPCWIGCGIIHEFNVINESFDKGYSCLEALMAASLLEQCSSMDYYRDTAVKMHDVIRDMALLMVSGSEGNRRKWMVKAGIGLRDLPRQEEWQEAERASFMRNKITSLQDYIASPFPKLSMLILNENRFLKMIPPSLFANMPCLTYLDLSGCGITELPKEICSLTELRYLNLWANPITRLPAEFGCLGKLEYLLLRGTHLKIVPTGTISNLSMLKWLDMANIFPTTDWWYDELKCFKGHHQLCVGIKINATTDNIE